The DNA segment ATACCACACAACGTTACACAGTAAACACTGTTATATTTACGTTTCAAGTCCAAAGGGCTCTTGCGTGAAGGGGTGTGTTAGAAATGTAATTCTAATATGAAATCATTCATGTGTCTTCACCTAACAACTTGCTTTTGGGATCGTTGGTTAACGGAAGACAAGATTTTTGTTGCCACTAGCTTTAACTTATAAACATGAGTCCTCAGTTTTCTTGATGTCAACGAATTAATGGTTTTCCTGTTCTGTATATTTGTATTACTTTAGGAAAACAAACTTATTCTAGGAAGTTAActtgatagttttttttatcgtgCAGATAATATTAAAGCAATGTCGGGAAACGCATTGCCATTATTGCTTGAATGACCTACCTGCTGATAGAGTTCCTTGTATATCATGTTCAATACCATTGTATTGCTCCCACCAATGCCAGACACGGGCAACTGGGCAAATGTTCAAGATTTACCCAGACTATAATGGCTTTTTTAAAAACTTGCCCAGTGATCTTGGAGAATATGCTGCTGAAGTTATTCAATGCAATGATTCTGAACAGGAAATTGGGGATATAACTGAACATAAACATGAATGTCAAGGTGTACATTGGCCTGTGGTACTGCCGTCTGAGATAGTTTTGGCTGGTCGAATACTTGCTAGGTTTTTGCTAAATAGCTCACCTGAAGATATTATAAACTTTGTGGAAAGACTGGTATATTTTAAATGCATGCAGTTTTTCAGTTCAATTGATTGTGCTGTTGTCATTTGATTCTGAATAGCTGCTTGCTTATGGCTTTTGTTCTTCTCGTGCAGGAGCTTTCTCATTGTTACAAACAATTGCCATCTGAAAGCAAATTGGATTCACATATATATGCCATTGTATTATTATATTGTCTTCAACATTCTTGTGGAACTATGTTTTCCATAGATGAAGTCTCCATATCTCAGGTTGTTTTGGCACTCCTTTGTGTGTGTGCATGTGGATGTGTCTATTCGTACttctattcataaaaaaatttagagaatCATCATACACCATGTGTAGTAGAACATTTTTACAATATGATGTGTTGGAAAAGTCCTCTAAATTGTGGTCACCCTAGATAGAGAGGGTGTGTTGAAAGTCCCACATGGTGGGTAGCCATGAGCAAAAGGGGATATGTTGATATCTCACATCGACTAAAGATAGTGCCGAGATAAACTATATAAGTGGGGAGCAAGCCTAACCTTACAAGCCTGTCTTGTAGGATTGAGTTAGGCTCATAACCCACTTTTTGACATGATGGAGCAagtatttgttgaaaaatgtaatttatgttGTTACTTTCTTGTATTtgtttaattgaaataatcagGTTTCATCATCTTTTGTCGATGCAGGTTGTCATAATTATTTCtcaaattaaagtgaattgtaTGACTGTTGTTCGTTTAAAATCAATAGACGCCCATGGATCAGGTCATTTTGGAGATTTTCCATTTCAATCTGGTGCTCATTCAACTAGTAATGTGGAACAGGTAGATATTTTGCTCACGTATATTtgagaatttaattagaatgcatTGATAGCCTAAGGGTTTTTTACATTGTCTTTCAATTACAAATTGCTATATATAGTGAGTTTGTTGACATTTATTATAACTGTGAGTTTAATGTTTATGCACTGATGGTGTAAAACAGTTTTACATTGTCATCCAATCACTAATTACcgtttgaattactttaagataattattttaaaagtcaacaaacttaccATACATGGTGGGTTGTGATTGGATGACtgtgtaaaactttttacactGTCAGTGCACAACCTTTTTTCTCAATAACTATTATCTACTTTAAAAGTCATACTTTCATTGCATCATATTTCTTCTGATATGTTTTTTTGCTTGTGCTGTAGTTACTTGTGAACATTATTGCAGGTCCTACAATTATAATTTAGACATTGTTGGTGATGGTAATCTTTTCTTAGTGAGTATTGTATCCTTGGTGATTCTAAGTCATATTCTGTTATTTCTCTTAGGTCAGAGTGGGTAAAGCTATTTATAAAGCTGGCAGTTTATTCAACCATTCTTGCCAGCCAAATGTTCATGCATATTTTCTTTCACGCGCTCTTTATTTACGAACCACAAATGTTGTAGCAGCTGGGAGTCAGCTAGAATTGTCTTATGGTCCACAGGTAACTTCCTTTTGGTAATTAAAAGCTGTATTTAACATTGCTTTGCTAGTCAACCTTTTTGTTTACGGGGTCTGGAATTGTATTAGTATGACATGTGGGTTCAAGTCCTCCTTCTCCTCTACATCCAAAAAGAAAGCATAACCAGGAAAGAAAAAGTGATTTACTCAGGCTTTCAAATGTCAAGTCTGCTGTATAAATGTCATTGTTCAATTATTCAATACACagttctgttttgcaggttgggTTGTGGGATTGTAAAGATCGGCTTAATTTTCTCAAAAACGAGTATGCGTTTCATTGTCTGTGTACTGGTTGTTCAGAAGTTAATCGATCTGACCTTGTCCTCAATGCCTTCCATTGTGTCAATCCAAATTGTTCTGGTGCAGTGTTAGAAAGCAGAGTACTTGATTGTGAGATGCAGAAAATCAAGCACTTCCCTATTCCTGACCATGTAAGCCATTTAGAGGACATTTGTAGATACTGAATTACCATTGTTCTTTGCATTATAAATGTAGGTAAAGTTTAAATTGTGTGGTTTTCCTTAAGTGGTGTATTGATTTTCTTGAAATCTCCTTAACAAATAACTATACGGAAACCATTCTTGTGATTGAGACACATAACATTATAtagaaaaatgaatattatttcTGATGATCTTTACTGAAGCTAAATACAACATATATAGAGACCTAACAATAAATGCTAACTTAGTTTTAGGCTACAAATCTGTACATAATAGAGGGAATAAGGAAATAAGGGAAGAAATCTGtgcaaataaggaaacaaatcaTGTGCTACAGCATAAGCGAATAATTCATGTATAACAACTCTTTTTCCTATCTGAATATCAAGCAGCCTACCTCCACCTTCTATTCATTTTAGGCGGTGTTCTGAAAATGTCTACCAAACCATGAATTAAATACAGTTGAAGTTTGGTATAATCGAGTCTTCTGATTCATCCATATTCATGGAGATGTTTACCAGAAAATAATATGGATTGGCAATTCTgtcaattaacattttaaaacaaatcaCTATCATTGAACGACTTAGCATTTTCCTGCTGACCTGTCACGGAAGTTGCTCAAGGGTTGGAAAACTTGGATAGATGACATTTATGATGCATGTTTTCACTCTTTCaggaatgaaatattttttccctttaatAATCCTTCACTCTTTCAGGTTGACAAGAATGATGACATTTATGAAGTATGTCATCATGTCTTCAAACAAAATGGTAAATCTATTCATATTCAACCTGGATACTGTTTGAAATGTGGTTCTTACTGTGATTTGGAGTCTTCGCATGCTGCAGTCGGTAAAGCTTTAGCATGCATAACAAGGTATGCACTGTTCAATTTGGCTCCTAGTAACCTTGTCCTTAAGTACACCTTTCCTTTTACTCTGAATATAATCACAGCTAATCTTGAATATTTCACAATTTGAGGCTAGCTTGATAAATCCTCTGATTTTTAATTCTGCATGAGCTCATTGTAAATAGTTGATGACAGCTTAATTTTGAGCACTTTTCATTCTGAAATATGGACATTATAGGTTGCAGGATGCAATATTGTCACAACAAATTTCAAGTATTACCATCTCTGATGCGTTGAGATCTCTAAAATTGCTAAGATTAAATTTGCATGCATACAACAAGCTCACTGCAGAGGTGAGTTTCAGCCTTCTACACTTAAAAACTCCTCCAttttaattctagttttctATGTTTCTGCTAATAGGGGTGTGTGTTGGGTAGTCTTGGAATACCCAGTATTCAATAACTTCATAAGCATTGAATTTATCGATGTGAAATTAACATAATCATGAGATAGATAGGcctttaaaagttttaaaaccaAATTGATATACTCCATTTTAATATACAACCTTGATTTTTCAAATGCCATTTTTTACTCCCATCTTGTAGctctatctcttttttttcatttccccTTACAATTATTACTTTCTCTCTAGCTTTCTCTTCCCCCAAGGATGTATACACCCCATTAGGGGTGTGAAAGCatcatttttgtttaatatataatatgtatttcAAACTAGGTACAAATGATTATGACAGTAATACTACAATTCACATGCCtggaccccccccccccctttctcTTCCCGcctcaaaaacttgattaatcTTTTTTGAACACAAAATAAGctaatccaaacatgcactcAATTATAGGATTGGTGAAAAATAACTGTCTGTAACAAACTATTGAATGGCATATATTGGTAGAGAAACAGCGTCTTGTGTTTTTAATACGATTGTTTAACTTTCATTCCATGAACATATGATGCATGCAGGCAGAAGACAGCATTGCCCAGGCTTTTTGTTTAGTGGGAGAATTACAATTATCTTTGGATCATTGTAAAGCATCTATCCAGgtaaaacatttattaataaGCCTACTGTAGTACTGTCTTACAGGTTGGCTTGTTTCTGCCACTCGGCAAAAACTAAAACACAAGGGTTGGGAAGGATAGATTTGTTTCTGACTTCTTTATGGTTTGCTAGTATCCGTTTCTGTATAGCTAGGACCTATCAGTTATCAATATCGTTTTTCCAGTGGCTgaaatataagtattttttaatggaACTAAGAAAATTGTCCTACTACAATATGTGGTGTAGCACTGTTAAATCATGATTATAAGAGTATACTGTACctcaaatatttttacttaatgtAGTTAGGAGTTTTTAGTCTGTTAGCTGTGTCAACTAACTCTGGTTAGTTGACAGTTAGGTTTGTTGGCAGTTACTCGCTGCAACTATATAAACTCTCTTTGTAACTGTTTTCAGTTAGGTTGAATAACAACAGATTCtcaattttctctctctcaaactctctgAAATCTAATAATGATGCGTTGTTAAATGCTATACGGTGACCTTGTGCGTCTAGAAATACAGATATGTGAAAAGGAAGAAAGCAGATCATAGAGAAACTCTAATATGATTGAATGCGTCAGTGAATTTCACTGTGCTCTAATAATCTATTTATAATTTACAATGAATAAAGATACATTGAATCTTTATGGTGAAATATGTACATAAATGAGGAAACAATGagagtaaagaaaataaaagttaatagaCTTTGAACACTCCCCTCAACATTTTGCACATAAAGGAATTATTTGTTTCCATTATTAACTTGATGTATATACTGCAAAGAATTTAGGTGGCCAGAGTTGTCATTACATAATGGTGAAGATGTTTGTGAATTGCTAAATGATGACAGCTATTTATGGTAGACGTATTTTGTAGTTCTGGTTCTAAATTTGCTTAGATGCGATGAGTGGTAGAAATGAGATGTCCTGCAATGTGCATATTAGTTAACATTTTTTCTGAGGATTTTATTATGGTAATATTGTGGCTTGGGTGGTGAGATTTGTTGAGAATGATTGCAATTGCAGATTTATTGTGGTGAATGAAGTCTTCTTGTAGAGCCATGGATATAGATATATGCTTGCTGAAACTTGTTTGTGTTGATTATGTGTTGTTGGGCGCTTTAACCATTCAACCATGGATGCTTAGTGAcctcaaacatcaaacatggtGAATAACCAACTTCCAATTGAAGTGAAATCTTTTGAATTAATCAATGCAATTTAGGAGGATTTGATGGAAGCACATCAATTCAAATcctgaattttttaattgagagatCAAGAACCCTTGCTATTTCTTAGATTCATGGACCAAATTCACACACCCAACACCATAGATAAAATAGTGGAAGACAAAATTTGTGTTGGTTTGGCACCTCTTGCTTATGTCTACTGAAACACTTCAAATTCTTAACTATCTCAATCAAGATTTCAAGTTTTGTGAAACATGAAAAAAACTCACCAGGTAGTGTATCTCCCTACAAATCCAAGCATCCTATTTAAGAGTTACAAGGAATGGTAAAAACACTCACTCACAAGAGACACTCACTACTTCAAGTGATCTCTCACACTCACTTCTCTGACTTGAGTGCCTCAACTCTTCACAAGACTTGTAAATAATGCATATTAGTGACTTCTCACCCTTCCAAAGGCACTGGAATGTCATTTCCTTTTTCCAAAATGGATTGTGCGCTCCTccataagttaaaaaataacttccaGAAAGCAATTTACTATGCATTTGGAATCACTAATTAAAGTTTGGAAAATTAAACTGTTATTCCCATAATTGATGTTTTACTTGTGCATGAATGCATTTCAATATTGTCTTGTTATCAAATTTATAAGTCTTTCCAAGTAATAGGTCTAAAGTATTCTGTTCTTTTGTGTTGCAGATTCTGGAAAAGCTATATGATACTGATGATATTGTTATTGCTTATGAACTTGTGAAGCTTTCTTCCATCCAACTTTCCTTGGATGATGGTACTGCTGTGGAAAGTATAAGTCGAATAGATGATATCTTCTCACGTTACTATGGACTTCATGCAGACTTGGTCTTCCCTTATCTTCAATACCTTAGGAGAGAAGTTGAGAAATTTTCAATGAAGGCTCTCCAATAAAATGCTTTTCCAACAAAGTGAGCTATAAAATGTGAGGTATAATGTCAACCACAGCTTAAATGACAGGTcatttgatatgaaagatataCTATAGTCAATGACCTCAAGAAAGATTACTCAAAGCTCACCCAAGTTGTTTGATAGTCAAGACATATTTCCCTTGAATATTCTCTGATGTGATTAGGTAAACTCAAATGACTTTTGCCTTAAATAGCATCTATCACGAGCCTTTAAAAATTGCCAGGTGAGACTGTCTTGAATAAGCGCCCAAATAGGCTCACTTAAGCAAGGCCTTCAAATATGATATTGGCCTCTAGAACTTCTCTCACTTAAGCGAGGTTGCACTGCAGCACTGGTACCATCTCAATGCCTCAATTAAGCCCCAGGATGACTCGCTTAAGCGAGGCTGCATCTTCAAGGAGCTCGTGCTCCACCCCCTTGTCCTCGAAGTGGTTAGTCCCCAGGCATATGAGCCATCCTACATGAGCTACATAGTCCTCCTGAGATGGGAAAGGATAGTCAATGGCTCTATTGTTGGCCAATGTGCGTTAATCTCATAGAGATCACATCTGGCCTCTCATCTACTCACGCAATGGCATGGTGCGAGGTGGTGAAGGAGGTGTTGGAGTCACTGAGTCATCATCATCTCTTGGACATTGTTGGTTTGAATCTGATGCATGGGCGGGCAAAAGCAGCATTCACATCCACTTCATTGTGGGCACACAAGACTGTGATCGAAGCTGGGTAACCAGTGAGTCTTAGTGGTGGAGGTGACATTGTTGTGGAGGCCCTGAGAAATGATGCCTCCAAGATCAATGGACATGCCTTTGATGATGGCATAGAGGAGATGAGCCTTGTCAGTTGGAATGTCTTAAGTATGTGAATTAGGATAGATGTTGAAGAGCAGAGTGATCATCCAAATCTGTGACAAAGTGATGAGTTCAGATCTGAGGATCCTTTGGCTTGCCCATCTCCTTAAAGCCATTAgtcaaattatttgaaattttaaaaagtctCAAATTTTATTCGATACGTCTGTTGTGTAATGCATCGAGGAATGTAAGAAAGAGCCGAGTGAAATCTCATGTTGGTTTTCATTAAACTGGAAgcaggagtttttttttttcagttcatacaaagttgataaaaataaacttatttctaCATAAGTTGAACTATACAGAGATTCACATTATGAATTTTAAGACTATTTTGTGTGTACATTTACACTAGTATTATAACATTAATGACTTCAtggaatatgatttttttttaatcaaactaTTGAATTCTTGACTATTTATGTCAAATTTGTAAAAACTAAACAATAAGATattcaaatgatttatattttatcatttttaaaagtatatattacatcaattttaacaattaattaaagtaaattttatcaTCAATGTATAGATGAACTCTTTTCACTAAATGTATTGTATATAATTGTTAAAATactcattttaaaaaacaagtgtatatatttacaaatttcAGAGATTTGTGCGACTTATATTAaaggaaatattttattaaagtaGAGTAAGtatattataagaaaatcaaatttattactACTATCacccgtaaaaaaaaaaaaaatcatgcgtTAACAAATCCCCGTATAAATAGACATAATGATTGGGCTTACGTTTCGGTAGAAGAGAGGCATTGATAAAAAATagagttaagaaaaaaataagaaaaacacaaCTTATAacgattaaaatgaaaaaaaaaacaggaaaatgaaaaaatattaaaaatgtatttaagtctttttcataattattaacTCTAGTTTGACCTGACAACTGATTGAATAATTAGATTGATTTTATTACACCCGACTCAGTTTATCATCATCAATtagcttttattgtttttatttatttattttgtcaaattgaatttaatattcTCCCTAAATATTTAGTCTTATAACaatgttttaatataataatcacttttttaaaagataatttaaaaccCATCCAAATGTTATCATGTTTggatttttatgttaaaaataattcaacccAATTTGACCGATGGTTTTCAGTTTCAGTATTATAAAGTGTTTTTGACGAATTTTACTTTTGGAATCTGCTTTGCGATGATTAGATGTTGGAAATCAATGCAATGAaagcatgttattttttattatataaaaaatatgatgcaGAACTGTTTTAATACTATATTGAAGCATTCGTCacacttttccattttttttttccttctcttcgtAGCCACCAAGGGTCACGGATAAAAGCTACGAATTCAGAGTGAGAAGGATAACTATAATTCAGTTATCTACAATGATCAAAATTTCGAAGTAACAGCACCATATTCATGAACGTTTGGGACAACATTACAACAAAGAATCCAGCTATAGGAAAATTTCCTAGGGAAAGCCAgatgatataaattataatttttgaaataccGCGTCACAATTTAATGAATTTACAGCATTCCCACCAAACCCCACATTGCCATATAATTTATAACATCAACGCACTGAAATTATTTCTGATTTAGCTGTAGTTGATGCAACTAGCAGAAGAAATAGGAAGAACTCCATATTAAACCTGACAAAATCCATGTGCCAGGATGATGGCAAAATTAATGGTAGTTTCCCATGGCACTAATGAAACTTTGACTCGGAGGGCTTGCTTCCCCTAAAAGCTGAAAGAGAAAAGAATGACCTTGACGCTGTAACATGAACATGCAAAACAAAACAGGAAGGAATTAATAAGGATCACCATTggtgaaaaagaaaatgtggGATTCCATGGCATATAGGAGCactaaaatcatatttacaAGTCTTGGGGTCATGGAGTGAAAGACTGACCTCTTGTGGTTGAACCAGCACCTAAATCTCGTCCATCTCGCATCTTGTTCTTGCCATCATCTCTACCTGCAGCATGGCACAAATCTATAGAAGATGAGAATATTATTGACATGAGGAATTAGTAAAAATACAGCTTACTGACTCTCAAGTCTCAATCAGTTGAGAGTAACATAAACAACAGCATGAAGAAACAAGCATAAAATTATGATAGCATTATCTTTTCGAGTTGACTTACAGTCCCTGCTAAGTTCCTTGTTCCCAAGGGTGCTATAGTTCATTTTCATAAGTTTAGCCAAGATGTGCCCCATATAACTGAACCAGAGACTTCCAGATAATATTAAGCATTAACTAAGTAGGGTATCACTAATTAACTACGTTGCAAGCAGGTATGCAGGCAAGAGTTTCACCTCAAGACAGATAGGGATGAGCACAAGGGAAGCATCTAATCTTTGAGCTTTTCTAGAATATGTTAggagaagaaataaaagagaaaggtgAACAACATTGATGGATACCAAACTTTATGGCAATGGCATCAGGTTCGAATCAGAACAAAGCAAAAGGGGGAAATGTACTAGTACCTAAATTTCTTTCATATCCTTCATGTACTGAATTTTTCGGTTGTCCGTAGCTTTTCACATTTTGTGCGGCCTTTCTCAGTAGATTATCAGCATTccttttattagaatttttaaattCCTCAGCATCATCCTCTCCTTCAGAAAAAACAGATGGGCTAGACCAGCCAGTGGAACCTGTATCGCCCTTGCTCTTTCGAGCAAATTTCAGGAGTCTTTTCAAACCTTTGGGTGCATTTTTTTGGTATATCATGGCAGGAGGATTCTCAGCATTTCCCCACTCACATGTGTCAGGTTCACTACTTTCTTCTTGCAGCATCTGTGACAGAGAATGACGAACACGAGGACTAGCTGATCCCACTGGGGCAGCATTGGCTAGAGATGCAGATTGGAAGGTGTCATCCTCACATGGCTTGGGCATTTCCAGATCCTCTTCTGTCTCCAACCAGGCAGAAGGTGATATGGTtgattcttcttcattccttatATTTATGGAAGACTCTCCTGTGTATGTTAAGACCTCACCATCTGTAGGATTTTGGTCCAAGTTTTCTGTCTCACCGCATTGCAATTGGTTATGTATCTGTGGGTCTGGTTCTGTAGCAGCATTCTGATGAATAGGTGTCATTGTGTCCCCATCTGAATGCTGACTGACCAAGTCAGAAGCATTGACAACCAACTCACTTTCTTGATCTTCAATAAGATCTGCACTCACTCTCAGAGATTTGTCCATCTTAGGAGGACCTTTTTTCTTGTTAAGATCAGCAGTTCCATGCCCCATTCGAGAACCCTTGCGTAGAAATGGTTTTGATTCCAATGGCACCACACTGCTTTTCTTGGTTCCCTTGTTACCAATGCTAGTCTTTGAAGGAACAGAGGCTTCTTCAGAAGCTTTCGTCACTTTTGCTTTGACTGCCTTGCTCTTGTTTGGGACAGCTGGCTTCCGCTTCTCATTCATGCTTTTGAGGCTCCTGGCATTATTGGTCTGAGGTTCTTTCTCATTTCTGTTCCGGGGCAGAGATTTTTCCCTTTGGGTGCTTGGTTGGGGAACAGATGTTGACACTGGCTTACGATGTGTTGGGGTGCTGTTAGCAGATGAAATTCCACCACGAGCTTTGGCGGGGGATGTCCCAGCTGCCCTTGGTGAAGGTGTTGCTGACCAAGACTTACGTGTAGCAGGCATGGGAGATGTTCTAGATGATGTTTTTTTCATAGTTGAAGGTTTAGAGGTTTCCTTTGGGGAATTTGCAGGTGGAGTTGAATTTCTAAGAGAACTTTGGGGCAACCTTGGAGAACTTTTTTTACTTGCACTCACACTTTTGGACATTTCAACCTTCCTCTTATCAAGTAGTCGCTGCATTTGTCGAAATTGTGCTTCTTTTTCTACTTGTTTTCCAGCCTTTGCTCCTTGAAGTTTTGCATCACGTTTTTCCTTATAATTATCATAAGACCCTCCTCTCTGCTCAAATGAAATATTCTGGTTTCTGCTGGGCTGGGACTTCCCAAATAAAACAGGCTTGCTTTCgaccatttttttaagaatttggtTGAACTCTTCTTGCTTTCGTTGATTCCACTCTGCTGATGCTGCTAACTTTTTGTTAGTTTCCTGTTTTACTGTTGGGTTGGTTTCATCTGGATTATCTACAGCAACATAACCTATATTTTCCTGTCTTTCTGGTTTTACATCATGATCAGTGATCTCATTATTATTGTGACATTCCGAAATAAAATCAGACACCACTCCTACTTCTGAATTTCTAGGAGCCTCAGCATGTACCACATCATTAGAAGTCACTGGAACAGGATCTTCAGGAACATATTCTGGCTGGTCTTGAACAGAGGTTTCCCCCATACCGGCACTCCATCTTCTCAATACAGATTTATTTGTACTAACAGAAACATCTGCTAATGACTTCCTCTTCTGAATATCTGTAGTTTGATCCCGCTGTTTGCTTTCAAAAAGACTGATGGCATCTTGTACAGTTATCCTCTTTACATCAATTTCTGACTTTTTATTGGGTAGTTCAGATACTTCCCCTTCAAAGTCATTTTCAGCAGCATCTTGTACAGTTATCCTCTCTCTGCCAGGAAAATAATTGAGGCTCTTGATAGTTAATGCAGCAGCTCTGCGGGGTCCAGCTCTTCCTATTTGGACCCTTCGCATTGGGGATGCTGACCTTCTGGGTGTTGCAGATCTTACTAGAGAACGACTTCTCTCGGCAGATCTTTGGTCCTCATCACTAGAGTTAGAAGATTCCTCACTTTCTGTTGAACTGTGTCTCTCAACTTGGGCCGCTTTTGCTGGTGAAACACCATACTTAACTGGTGTATCTGAAGGTAATGGTTTGGAAACCTGCAGGTTTTTAACAGCCTCGTTTGCATCATCTTTGGTCACATCACATGAGTGCAAGGTTGTTTCTTTGCTCAGGGGGGCAACATCCTGGCTCTTTTGAGTAAGTTCTATAAACTTGCATAAAGAATGCCTGAGAACATAGACACAATGCATAGAACACATGCTTAGCAAtgtcttaaataaaaaatacacaagtCCAATCCAGAACTTGCAAGTCTACATTCTTAGGGCCAATgaacatattatattaaatcaGTCTGAAATTTACTCTATATTAGTGGCACCAAAATGTTGAGAAAATTTAGCTAAACAAGTCAGATCTTCCGGGGAGCATGTAGCACCAGTGGCCTTGCTAAAAGTTTCAGCTAACTTGTCGCTCAAAGCTGTTAGTCTTAGGTCCATTGCTCGTAACAATTCATTCCTGGCAGCATATTTTCAGAAAGCTTAATAGTGGGTGCAGCCAATCTATATCTGCTAAATGTAATGTAACAGTCACAAGAACATACTTTGAAGCATCGGATGACACAATGTTAACTTCAGGCTGTTCATATGCAATAAATTGTTAGAGGAAACACAATGTAAAATCAAGTAAAAACCTGACAATTAAATAAgttgctttt comes from the Glycine soja cultivar W05 chromosome 6, ASM419377v2, whole genome shotgun sequence genome and includes:
- the LOC114415657 gene encoding COP1-interacting protein 7-like isoform X1 — encoded protein: MEEAIDATATLDYASIQIFPNLKRYEAFVCKGKQSDKVAAGHLEHLLPHLPAINDLHAEGFDTNFDLKLPENLHGAEWFSKATVQRFLHFASSPDLIHAISSILDEMSQLEDSKEFHVSLYGKGNQDHLESGEKDGTYSSHGEAPTSKVMPFLQCFRPEVNIVSSDASKNELLRAMDLRLTALSDKLAETFSKATGATCSPEDLTCLAKFSQHFGATNIEHSLCKFIELTQKSQDVAPLSKETTLHSCDVTKDDANEAVKNLQVSKPLPSDTPVKYGVSPAKAAQVERHSSTESEESSNSSDEDQRSAERSRSLVRSATPRRSASPMRRVQIGRAGPRRAAALTIKSLNYFPGRERITVQDAAENDFEGEVSELPNKKSEIDVKRITVQDAISLFESKQRDQTTDIQKRKSLADVSVSTNKSVLRRWSAGMGETSVQDQPEYVPEDPVPVTSNDVVHAEAPRNSEVGVVSDFISECHNNNEITDHDVKPERQENIGYVAVDNPDETNPTVKQETNKKLAASAEWNQRKQEEFNQILKKMVESKPVLFGKSQPSRNQNISFEQRGGSYDNYKEKRDAKLQGAKAGKQVEKEAQFRQMQRLLDKRKVEMSKSVSASKKSSPRLPQSSLRNSTPPANSPKETSKPSTMKKTSSRTSPMPATRKSWSATPSPRAAGTSPAKARGGISSANSTPTHRKPVSTSVPQPSTQREKSLPRNRNEKEPQTNNARSLKSMNEKRKPAVPNKSKAVKAKVTKASEEASVPSKTSIGNKGTKKSSVVPLESKPFLRKGSRMGHGTADLNKKKGPPKMDKSLRVSADLIEDQESELVVNASDLVSQHSDGDTMTPIHQNAATEPDPQIHNQLQCGETENLDQNPTDGEVLTYTGESSINIRNEEESTISPSAWLETEEDLEMPKPCEDDTFQSASLANAAPVGSASPRVRHSLSQMLQEESSEPDTCEWGNAENPPAMIYQKNAPKGLKRLLKFARKSKGDTGSTGWSSPSVFSEGEDDAEEFKNSNKRNADNLLRKAAQNVKSYGQPKNSVHEGYERNLDLCHAAGRDDGKNKMRDGRDLGAGSTTRASRSFFSLSAFRGSKPSESKFH